A section of the Roseomonas marmotae genome encodes:
- a CDS encoding Bug family tripartite tricarboxylate transporter substrate binding protein, giving the protein MLGRRDFARGLVSGALLGAALPAGGAMAQAAPWPDRAPRWVVGYPPGGPSDTFARLIASFISPHLGFNMIVENRPGGGAVLASETVARSAPDGYTLLHADNGNLVYNPALYGRLPYDPDRDLTGVGFIGRFPLFLVVRPESPVQTLADYIAASRQRVPTYGSPAVASPHHLAMEMLKRRAGFEATHVPYRGGPAAMQDLLNGTVDSVLIDCATGIPFLRDGKARGLVVLSETRSAQAPQVPTTAEAGVADAVAFGWQAMSAPAGTPQAAIDRLNAEMNAAMASAEMQARVAGLGVETTPWTPAQLNAFVAAENAQWRPLIRELGIRLDS; this is encoded by the coding sequence ATGCTGGGACGGCGCGATTTCGCCCGTGGTCTCGTCTCTGGGGCGCTGCTCGGCGCCGCGCTGCCGGCTGGCGGCGCGATGGCGCAGGCCGCCCCCTGGCCGGACCGTGCGCCGCGCTGGGTGGTGGGCTATCCCCCCGGCGGGCCCAGCGACACCTTCGCCCGCCTGATCGCCAGCTTCATCAGCCCGCATCTGGGCTTCAACATGATCGTCGAGAACCGCCCCGGCGGCGGCGCCGTGCTGGCCAGCGAGACCGTCGCCCGCAGCGCGCCGGACGGCTACACGCTGCTGCATGCCGACAATGGCAACCTTGTCTACAACCCCGCGCTCTATGGCCGCCTGCCCTATGACCCCGACAGGGACCTGACGGGCGTCGGCTTCATCGGCCGCTTTCCGCTCTTCCTGGTGGTGCGGCCGGAAAGCCCGGTGCAGACCCTGGCGGATTATATCGCCGCCTCAAGGCAGCGGGTGCCCACCTATGGCTCGCCCGCCGTCGCCTCCCCCCACCACCTGGCGATGGAGATGCTGAAGCGCCGCGCCGGCTTCGAGGCGACGCATGTGCCCTATCGCGGCGGCCCGGCGGCCATGCAGGACCTGCTGAACGGCACGGTGGACAGCGTGCTGATCGACTGCGCCACCGGCATCCCCTTCCTGCGCGACGGCAAGGCGCGCGGGCTGGTCGTGCTGTCCGAGACGCGCTCGGCACAGGCGCCGCAGGTGCCCACCACGGCGGAGGCGGGGGTGGCTGATGCGGTGGCCTTCGGCTGGCAGGCCATGTCCGCCCCCGCCGGCACGCCCCAGGCCGCCATCGACCGGCTGAATGCCGAGATGAACGCCGCCATGGCCTCGGCCGAGATGCAGGCCCGCGTCGCCGGCCTGGGCGTGGAGACCACGCCCTGGACGCCCGCGCAGCTCAATGCCTTCGTGGCCGCCGAGAATGCCCAGTGGCGCCCGCTGATCCGCGAGCTGGGCATCCGGCTGGACAGCTGA
- a CDS encoding stimulus-sensing domain-containing protein encodes MPDASGAAAVLPQIRPQRERRRVSPLLRRILLVNMVAPALLAASVLYLDQYQTGLLSAEVEGLRTQARIYAAGIAEAAVRLQDDRAVLVPDSARPLLRRLVEPSANTQAKLFDTSGLLVADSRVREGQGGAIITEPLTPPKPQGLFAGGIGRFYDRLVTILPRSLFGARRSDDIHVDVAPDAPSFDWQPELGPDRREELRLALEGGVRPYIRRTREGRLLVSVAEPARRGSQSIGIVLLTREAREVDQRLLEIRTSVLGLFILALLLTVAASLYLSRTIASPILALAGAAAAMRQGKGRAGSVPTALLARTDEIGILARDLQSSATALWARIDQNERFAADVAHELRNPLTSVRSALETLLRVEKPDQQKRLLSIIAEDAVRMDRLIGDIADSSRVDAELSRTVSEPVDVAPILSALVDLHNTTRDEEEDPVMVLDAAPVPLVVRGVEGRIVQVFRNLLGNAVSFSPPKGTVWVRARQTGAMMEFTIEDEGPGIPEAKLEGIFDRFYTERPTSESFGQHSGLGLSISRQIVEGLGGRISAENRRNESGKVIGARFVVRLPVG; translated from the coding sequence ATGCCCGACGCCAGCGGCGCAGCCGCCGTCCTGCCGCAGATCCGCCCGCAGCGGGAGCGGCGGCGCGTGTCGCCGCTGCTGCGCCGCATCCTGCTGGTCAACATGGTCGCGCCGGCGCTGCTGGCGGCCTCGGTCCTCTATCTCGACCAGTATCAGACCGGCCTCCTCTCGGCCGAGGTGGAAGGCCTGCGGACCCAGGCCCGCATCTATGCCGCCGGCATCGCCGAGGCGGCGGTGCGGCTGCAGGACGACCGTGCCGTGCTGGTGCCCGATAGCGCGCGCCCGCTGCTGCGCCGGCTGGTGGAGCCCTCCGCCAATACCCAGGCCAAGCTCTTCGACACCTCCGGCCTGCTGGTGGCCGACAGCCGCGTGCGGGAGGGGCAGGGCGGCGCCATCATCACCGAGCCGCTGACCCCGCCGAAGCCGCAGGGCCTCTTCGCAGGCGGTATCGGCCGCTTCTACGACCGGCTCGTGACAATCCTGCCGCGCTCGCTCTTCGGCGCGCGGCGGAGCGACGACATCCATGTCGATGTCGCGCCGGATGCGCCGAGCTTCGACTGGCAGCCCGAACTCGGCCCCGACCGGCGGGAGGAGCTGCGTCTAGCCCTGGAAGGCGGCGTCCGCCCCTATATCCGCCGCACGCGGGAAGGCCGGCTGCTGGTCTCCGTCGCCGAGCCCGCGCGGCGCGGCAGCCAGAGCATCGGCATCGTGCTGCTGACGCGCGAGGCGCGGGAAGTGGACCAGCGCCTGCTGGAAATCCGCACGTCCGTTCTTGGCCTTTTCATCCTGGCGCTGCTGCTGACGGTGGCGGCCTCGCTCTATCTCTCCCGCACCATCGCATCGCCCATCCTGGCGCTGGCCGGCGCCGCCGCCGCCATGCGCCAGGGCAAGGGCCGCGCCGGCTCCGTCCCCACCGCATTGCTGGCGCGGACGGACGAGATCGGCATCCTGGCGCGGGACCTGCAATCCTCCGCCACCGCGCTCTGGGCGCGCATCGACCAGAACGAGCGCTTCGCCGCCGATGTGGCGCATGAGCTGCGCAATCCGCTGACCAGCGTGCGCTCCGCGCTGGAGACCCTGCTGCGCGTGGAGAAGCCGGACCAGCAGAAGCGCCTGCTCTCCATCATCGCCGAGGACGCGGTGCGGATGGACCGCCTGATCGGCGATATCGCCGATTCCTCCCGCGTCGATGCCGAACTCTCCCGCACCGTCTCGGAACCGGTGGATGTGGCGCCGATCCTCTCGGCCCTCGTGGATCTGCACAACACCACGCGCGACGAGGAAGAGGACCCCGTTATGGTGCTGGACGCGGCGCCCGTGCCCCTGGTGGTGCGCGGCGTGGAGGGGCGCATCGTGCAGGTCTTCCGCAACCTGCTGGGCAATGCCGTCTCCTTCTCCCCGCCCAAGGGCACGGTCTGGGTGCGGGCGCGGCAGACCGGCGCGATGATGGAATTCACCATCGAGGACGAAGGCCCCGGCATCCCGGAAGCCAAGCTGGAAGGCATCTTCGACCGTTTCTACACGGAGCGCCCGACCAGCGAGAGCTTCGGGCAGCATTCCGGCCTCGGCCTTTCCATCAGCCGGCAGATTGTCGAGGGCCTGGGCGGGCGGATCAGCGCGGAGAACCGCCGGAACGAGAGCGGCAAGGTCATCGGCGCGCGCTTCGTGGTGCGGCTGCCGGTGGGGTGA
- a CDS encoding response regulator transcription factor — translation MPATIALVDDDRNILTSVSMTLEAEGFQVRTYTDGESALQGLLARPVDLAVLDIKMPRMDGMELLQRLRQRSSLPVIFLTSKDEELDQLMGLRLGADDYITKPFSQRLLLERIRALLRRNEAGRAEGSGAPPTGVISRGDLVLDETKHTCTWKGQQVQLTVTEFLLVKALAQRPGMVKNRDQLIDAAYGENIYVDDRTIDSHVKRVRKKFRQVDDDFNMIETLYGIGYRYKEA, via the coding sequence ATGCCCGCCACCATTGCCCTGGTCGATGACGACCGAAACATCCTCACCTCCGTTTCCATGACGCTGGAGGCGGAGGGTTTCCAGGTGCGCACCTATACCGACGGTGAGAGCGCGCTGCAGGGCCTGCTGGCCCGCCCTGTCGACCTGGCCGTGCTGGACATCAAGATGCCGCGCATGGACGGCATGGAACTGCTGCAGCGCCTGCGCCAGCGCTCCTCGCTGCCGGTCATCTTCCTCACCTCAAAGGACGAGGAGCTGGACCAGCTGATGGGCCTGCGCCTCGGCGCCGACGACTACATCACCAAGCCCTTCAGCCAGCGCCTGCTGCTGGAGCGCATCCGCGCCCTGCTGCGCCGCAACGAGGCCGGCCGCGCCGAGGGCAGCGGCGCGCCGCCCACCGGCGTCATCTCCCGCGGCGACCTGGTGCTGGACGAGACCAAGCATACCTGCACCTGGAAGGGCCAGCAGGTGCAGCTGACCGTCACGGAATTCCTGCTGGTCAAGGCGCTGGCGCAGCGGCCGGGCATGGTGAAGAACCGCGACCAGCTGATCGACGCCGCCTATGGCGAGAACATCTACGTGGACGACCGCACCATCGACAGCCACGTGAAGCGCGTGCGCAAGAAGTTCCGTCAGGTGGATGACGACTTCAACATGATCGAGACGCTCTACGGAATCGGCTACCGCTACAAGGAAGCCTGA
- a CDS encoding phosphoenolpyruvate carboxykinase translates to METIALMTANIAALAGTGVATTAELHANLTAPGLYTHALRRGEGRLSADGAFIAVTGQHTGRSVADKFVADDPEVSQEIWWGKVNRKLDPAKFESFTADVRAWLGTQKELFTQDLYAGADPAHRIKVRLVTTNAWHALFARNMFIRPPVEDLAGFEPDYVILHAPEMEAKPEHGGRPDSTTLIALSFARKVIAIAGTSYAGEIKKSIFTVMNWLLPAKGVLPMHCSANVGKDGDTALFFGLSGTGKTTLSSDPERALIGDDEHGWSDKGVFNFEGGCYAKVIKLSQEAEPQIWNASHRFGTVLENVIADERGNLDLDDGSLTENTRSCYPIEFIPNTAPGGMAGLPKNVVMLTADAFGVLPPIAKLTPAQAMYHFLSGYTAKVAGTEKGLGKEPQATFSTCFGAPFLPRHPETYGKMLAELIGKHGAQVWLVNTGWTGGSYGTGHRMSIKHTRALLRAALDGSLANATFVTDPFFGLAVPQDVPGVPAEVLNPRESWADKASYDKTAKHLVSLFEKNFETFASGVSEDVKKAALKSAA, encoded by the coding sequence ATGGAGACAATCGCGCTGATGACCGCGAATATCGCCGCCCTTGCCGGCACCGGCGTCGCCACGACGGCGGAGCTTCATGCCAATCTGACGGCCCCGGGCCTCTATACCCATGCGCTGCGCCGTGGCGAGGGCCGCCTGTCGGCCGATGGTGCCTTCATCGCCGTCACCGGCCAGCACACCGGCCGTTCCGTCGCCGACAAGTTCGTGGCCGATGACCCGGAAGTCTCCCAGGAAATCTGGTGGGGCAAGGTCAACCGGAAGCTCGACCCCGCCAAGTTCGAATCCTTCACCGCGGATGTGCGCGCCTGGCTGGGCACGCAGAAGGAACTCTTCACCCAGGACCTCTATGCCGGCGCCGATCCCGCGCACCGCATCAAGGTCCGCCTGGTGACGACCAATGCCTGGCACGCGCTCTTCGCCCGCAACATGTTCATCCGCCCGCCGGTGGAGGATCTGGCCGGGTTCGAGCCGGATTACGTCATCCTGCACGCGCCGGAGATGGAAGCGAAGCCGGAGCATGGCGGCCGCCCGGACTCCACCACGCTGATCGCGCTCTCCTTCGCCAGGAAGGTGATCGCCATCGCCGGCACCAGCTATGCCGGCGAGATCAAGAAGTCGATCTTCACGGTGATGAACTGGCTGCTGCCGGCCAAGGGCGTGCTGCCGATGCACTGCTCCGCCAATGTGGGCAAGGATGGCGACACCGCGCTGTTCTTCGGCCTCTCCGGCACCGGCAAGACCACGCTGTCTTCCGACCCCGAGCGCGCGCTGATCGGCGATGACGAGCACGGCTGGTCCGACAAGGGCGTCTTCAATTTCGAGGGCGGCTGCTACGCCAAGGTCATCAAGCTCTCCCAGGAAGCCGAGCCGCAGATCTGGAACGCCTCCCACCGCTTCGGCACGGTGCTGGAGAATGTCATCGCGGATGAGCGCGGCAATCTCGACCTCGACGACGGCTCGCTGACCGAGAACACCCGCTCCTGCTACCCGATCGAGTTCATCCCGAACACGGCGCCGGGTGGCATGGCCGGGCTGCCGAAGAACGTGGTGATGCTGACCGCCGATGCCTTCGGCGTGCTGCCGCCGATCGCCAAGCTGACCCCGGCGCAGGCGATGTACCACTTCCTCTCCGGCTACACCGCCAAGGTGGCGGGCACCGAGAAGGGCCTGGGCAAGGAGCCGCAGGCCACCTTCTCCACCTGCTTCGGCGCCCCTTTCCTGCCGCGCCACCCGGAAACCTACGGCAAGATGCTGGCCGAACTGATCGGCAAGCATGGCGCCCAGGTCTGGCTGGTGAACACGGGCTGGACCGGCGGCAGCTATGGCACGGGCCACCGGATGTCCATCAAGCACACCCGCGCCCTGCTGCGCGCGGCGCTGGATGGCAGCCTGGCCAACGCCACCTTCGTGACGGACCCGTTCTTCGGCCTCGCCGTGCCGCAGGATGTGCCGGGCGTGCCGGCTGAGGTGCTGAACCCCCGCGAGTCCTGGGCTGACAAGGCGTCCTATGACAAGACGGCCAAGCATCTGGTCTCCCTGTTCGAGAAGAACTTCGAGACCTTCGCCAGCGGCGTCAGCGAGGATGTGAAGAAGGCAGCGCTGAAGAGCGCGGCCTGA